In one Mastacembelus armatus chromosome 19, fMasArm1.2, whole genome shotgun sequence genomic region, the following are encoded:
- the LOC113135448 gene encoding kelch repeat and BTB domain-containing protein 13 yields the protein MEVPEGLGVKQDIHAENATLELEDQADWVRVRVEESWFTVKRALLARYSEYFCALFQSGMIESQQDELYLKGGVHARGFIIALAVCRGESPTLSDPDELVEAVECAAFLQVTCLVQHLCDIIDSDNCLLLYHAAAIFGVHTLFHSAALFICDALEDLKEAAESIIPEDLLQYSQSLSPATYIAIGTHSPSMDLLQDSFRIVCYLDEKEGEWKHLTNLPTVCSTSMAGVAVLDNRLYIVGGIFSYGKDAVDSSFCYNPDAGVWTTLPGPQQPRYDFTLLGHDGRLYAIGGEFQKRIISTAESFDTEKEEWTFIQQAPRPVASAACAVARRRMFICFWKPPDTTDIYEYIPVRDEWKLATTMIRPQSYGHCMVAHGDNLYVMRNGPCDDFLRCLMDCYNITTGQWTALPGHYINSKGALFTARVRGDSVFTVKHMLTLEYTITEEGWKPRRQMKGFPKSGSLWTCLLRLPKTGPVIPQLDAEGKEDEIFVPDTSEGFVEDIPQL from the coding sequence ATGGAAGTGCCTGAAGGCCTGGGAGTAAAACAGGATATTCATGCTGAGAATGCAACCCTGGAGCTTGAGGACCAGGCCGACTGGGTGAGAGTGAGGGTGGAGGAGAGCTGGTTCACTGTCAAACGGGCCTTGCTGGCGAGGTACAGCGAGTACTTCTGTGCTCTCTTTCAGTCTGGGATGATAGAAAGTCAGCAGGATGAGCTCTACCTGAAGGGAGGAGTTCACGCAAGGGGCTTTATCATCGCACTTGCTGTCTGCAGAGGAGAGAGTCCCACTCTCAGTGATCCAGATGAACTTGTAGAAGCTGTGGAGTGTGCTGCCTTCCTGCAGGTAACATGTCTGGTGCAACATCTTTGCGACATTATTGATTCAGACAACTGTCTCCTGTTGTACCATGCAGCCGCCATATTTGGGGTGCACACACTCTTTCACAGTGCTGCTCTTTTCATTTGTGATGCTTTAGAAGACCTGAAGGAAGCAGCAGAAAGCATAATCCCTGAAGACCTGCTACAATATTCTCAATCATTGTCCCCTGCTACTTATATTGCTATAGGTACGCATTCTCCTTCTATGGATCTGCTGCAAGATTCCTTTAGGATTGTTTGCTACCTTGATGAAAAAGAGGGAGAGTGGAAGCATCTGACAAACCTCCCGACTGTTTGTAGCACCTCCATGGCTGGTGTGGCAGTGCTTGACAATCGACTGTACATCGTAGGGGGAATTTTCAGTTATGGTAAGGATGCGGTGGACAGCAGCTTTTGCTACAACCCTGATGCAGGGGTCTGGACTACTCTTCCAGGTCCCCAGCAACCAAGGTATGACTTTACCTTGCTGGGTCATGACGGTCGGCTCTATGCAATTGGCGGTGAGTTTCAAAAACGGATCATTTCCACAGCAGAGAGTTTTGACACTGAAAAAGAAGAGTGGACATTTATACAACAGGCCCCAAGACCTGTAGCATCTGCAGCTTGTGCCGTTGCAAGACGAAggatgtttatttgtttctggAAACCCCCTGACACCACAGATATATATGAATACATACCAGTCAGAGATGAATGGAAACTTGCCACCACAATGATCAGACCCCAAAGCTATGGTCACTGTATGGTAGCCCACGGGGACAATTTGTATGTAATGCGCAATGGGCCTTGTGACGACTTCCTGCGCTGTCTAATGGACTGCTACAATATCACAACAGGCCAGTGGACGGCCCTGCCCGGGCACTACATAAATAGCAAGGGGGCGCTGTTCACTGCAAGGGTAAGGGGGGATTCTGTGTTCACAGTCAAACACATGCTAACTCTTGAATACACCATCACTGAAGAAGGATGGAAGCCCCGCAGGCAGATGAAGGGATTTCCAAAGAGTGGTTCACTGTGGACGTGTTTGCTCAGGCTTCCCAAGACGGGACCAGTTATACCACAGCTGGACGCAGAGGGGAAGGAGGACGAAATATTTGTGCCAGACACATCTGAGGGATTTGTGGAAGACATACCACAACTGTGA